The following are encoded together in the Dickeya lacustris genome:
- a CDS encoding helix-turn-helix domain-containing protein produces MSTTNPIPERLKEARIKAGISQRALGILVGFDPASASSRMNHYEKGRHIPDIDTLRRMASELGVPLNYFFCDDQITAELSLLISKMTPEERIQLIERLKNQS; encoded by the coding sequence GTGTCCACAACCAACCCAATACCAGAACGACTCAAAGAAGCCCGTATCAAAGCAGGCATCTCGCAACGAGCGTTGGGTATACTTGTCGGTTTTGATCCAGCCTCAGCCAGCAGTCGCATGAATCATTATGAGAAGGGGAGACATATCCCTGACATTGACACATTGCGCCGTATGGCAAGTGAACTGGGAGTTCCTCTGAACTACTTTTTTTGCGACGACCAGATAACAGCAGAGTTATCATTGCTCATATCTAAGATGACGCCAGAAGAACGTATCCAGTTGATCGAAAGGTTGAAAAATCAGAGCTAA
- a CDS encoding serralysin family metalloprotease — MEKNLSLRSSDAQALAASTSASSAYNSVYDLLHYHDRGNGLTINGKASYSIDEAAVQIGRENATWNGANVLGKSANLTFKFLQSATATPAGDKGFVKFNAEQIEQAKLSLQSWADVANLTFTEVTGNKSANITFGNYTRDANGNLDYGTQAYAYYPGNYSGAGSSWYNYNQSNIVHPGTEEYGRQTFTHEIGHALGLAHPGEYNAGEGEPSYNDAVYAEDSYQFSIMSYWGENETGADYKGHYGGAPMIDDIAAIQRLYGANMTTRTGDSVYGFHSNTGRDFYTATDSSKALIFSVWDAGGNDTFDFSGYSNNQRINLNEGSFSDVGGLKGNVSIAHGVTIENAIGGSGNDILVGNSANNVLQGGAGNDVLYGAAGADTLTGGAGRDTFVYGSGQDSTVSAYDQITDFQKGVDKIDLSAFRSEGQLSFVQDQFTGKGQEVMLQWDAASSITNLWLHEAGHSSVDFLVRIVGQATQADVIV; from the coding sequence ATGGAAAAAAATCTATCTTTACGTTCAAGTGATGCACAGGCCTTAGCGGCTTCCACCAGTGCGAGCAGCGCTTATAATTCTGTGTATGATCTGTTGCATTATCACGATCGGGGCAATGGATTAACTATCAATGGAAAGGCATCTTATTCTATTGATGAGGCTGCCGTTCAAATTGGCCGGGAGAATGCAACCTGGAATGGGGCAAATGTTCTGGGTAAATCGGCTAATCTGACATTCAAATTTCTCCAGTCAGCAACGGCAACGCCAGCGGGTGATAAGGGGTTCGTTAAATTCAATGCCGAGCAGATTGAGCAGGCAAAACTGTCACTGCAATCCTGGGCTGATGTGGCTAATCTGACCTTTACTGAAGTGACGGGGAATAAATCAGCGAATATTACTTTCGGTAACTATACGCGTGATGCTAATGGGAATTTGGATTACGGTACCCAGGCATACGCCTATTATCCTGGGAATTATTCGGGGGCGGGAAGTAGCTGGTATAACTACAACCAGTCGAATATCGTTCATCCGGGGACGGAAGAGTATGGTCGTCAAACCTTTACTCATGAAATCGGGCATGCTTTAGGGTTGGCCCATCCCGGAGAATATAATGCCGGTGAAGGTGAGCCGAGCTATAACGATGCGGTATATGCTGAAGACAGCTATCAGTTCAGCATTATGAGTTATTGGGGCGAAAACGAGACCGGTGCCGATTATAAAGGTCATTACGGCGGTGCACCGATGATCGATGACATTGCCGCTATCCAGCGGTTATATGGTGCCAATATGACTACTCGAACCGGTGACAGCGTCTATGGTTTCCACTCGAATACTGGCCGAGATTTTTATACCGCGACAGACAGCAGTAAAGCGCTGATCTTCTCCGTATGGGATGCCGGTGGCAATGACACGTTCGATTTTTCTGGCTACAGCAATAATCAACGTATCAACCTGAATGAAGGGTCTTTTTCCGATGTTGGCGGGCTGAAAGGCAATGTGTCTATTGCACACGGTGTGACCATTGAAAACGCCATTGGTGGGTCAGGCAACGATATTCTTGTTGGTAACAGCGCGAATAATGTATTGCAGGGCGGCGCCGGAAACGACGTGCTTTATGGCGCTGCGGGTGCCGATACTCTGACCGGTGGTGCCGGGCGAGATACCTTTGTTTATGGCAGCGGCCAGGACTCAACCGTTTCCGCTTATGATCAGATAACCGATTTCCAAAAGGGTGTGGATAAAATTGACCTGTCAGCCTTCAGAAGCGAAGGGCAACTGAGTTTTGTTCAGGATCAGTTTACCGGCAAAGGGCAGGAAGTGATGCTGCAATGGGATGCGGCCAGCAGTATCACGAACCTGTGGTTGCACGAGGCGGGCCATAGCTCGGTTGATTTCCTGGTGCGTATTGTCGGCCAGGCAACGCAGGCAGATGTTATTGTGTAA
- a CDS encoding expansin EXLX1 family cellulose-binding protein → MMKMKLKTALLVSSVLLSPFSQSVQAAAWQLGDICYGYATATGSGYSGGAVLLDPIPADMEITALNPAQLNYKGVKAALAGAYLKVTGPKGSTTVYVTDLYPEGGNCALDLSFNAFKKIGNLQDGKINIQWELVKGPVTGNVVYRIKEGSNPYWAAVQIRNVKYPILSLKYLRDGKWISTPKTDYNHFILENVGKNYTPIEFTDVKGNILSDTLPPMPDNTSSAYLINGKVQLP, encoded by the coding sequence ATGATGAAGATGAAATTAAAAACCGCTCTGTTAGTATCCTCTGTTTTATTGTCTCCTTTTAGCCAGAGTGTTCAGGCAGCCGCCTGGCAACTTGGCGATATCTGCTACGGCTATGCAACAGCGACCGGCTCTGGTTATTCAGGTGGTGCCGTATTACTGGACCCGATTCCAGCAGATATGGAAATCACTGCACTTAACCCAGCACAGTTAAATTATAAAGGCGTAAAAGCAGCATTAGCCGGTGCTTATTTAAAAGTCACCGGGCCCAAGGGCAGTACAACTGTTTATGTTACTGACCTTTATCCTGAAGGTGGTAATTGTGCACTTGATCTGTCATTTAATGCGTTCAAGAAGATTGGTAATCTTCAGGATGGAAAAATCAATATCCAGTGGGAATTAGTAAAAGGCCCGGTGACAGGAAATGTGGTCTACCGTATTAAAGAGGGTTCTAATCCATACTGGGCTGCGGTACAGATCAGAAATGTTAAGTACCCTATTCTCTCACTGAAATATTTACGTGATGGTAAATGGATCAGTACGCCAAAAACAGATTACAACCACTTCATTTTGGAGAATGTGGGCAAAAACTATACGCCTATTGAATTCACGGATGTTAAAGGTAACATCTTGAGCGATACGTTACCGCCCATGCCGGATAACACATCATCAGCCTATCTTATTAACGGAAAGGTACAGTTACCGTAA
- a CDS encoding MbcA/ParS/Xre antitoxin family protein: MKKSVRNSTMTDIVSLKKMTLIQRKIHEMTLLKKSFDDAYKKDTLRSSLISERAIELFEGDADLAKKWLAEPNRALGWISPNEMLPAPTGIDTVLRLIAQLQHGVYP; the protein is encoded by the coding sequence ATGAAAAAATCAGTGCGAAATTCCACGATGACTGACATTGTCAGCTTGAAAAAAATGACGCTGATTCAGAGGAAAATACACGAAATGACGCTGCTGAAAAAATCATTTGATGACGCATATAAAAAAGACACATTGCGGTCTTCATTGATATCAGAACGTGCGATAGAATTATTTGAGGGCGATGCTGATCTGGCTAAAAAATGGTTAGCGGAGCCAAATCGGGCATTAGGATGGATATCTCCTAATGAAATGTTGCCGGCCCCAACTGGAATAGATACCGTTCTCAGGTTGATCGCTCAGTTGCAGCATGGCGTTTATCCATAA
- a CDS encoding potassium transporter Kup produces MTPTQQDKSPGLLAISALGIVFGDIGTSPLYTFNTVIQLAGGSAQPETVLGLLSLLFWTLIIVTSIKYALFAMRIDNRGEGGILALMSLLLNNQSKRQKWIIATGLFGAAFIYGDGAITPAISVLSALEGVVLVVPEMADYILPMTLIILIVIFTIQPLGTAKISQFFAPVMLLWFATLAILGIRSIVSYPTVLLALNPLYAVAFFLHHGPIGLLILGGVFLCVTGAEALYADMGHFGRKPIWIAWYVIALPCLFLNYAGQAAFILSGPEVTTNIFYRLCPPAWQMPLIVLATLATIIASQAIISGAFSMTRQAIQLGWLPRMKITQTAEQSYGQIYLGTVNWLLMAVTLALVAYFQSSERLAAAYGIAVSITMLMTTLLLYVAMRKIWHWGKVASLGVTALFLIIDVGFCTANMLKFFEGGYVPLLLALLVFCIMFIWRRGVNRVSASVADKPLSVDEFLQSLPQNGISRVPGVAVFLTRVQDVAPPVMRWHVKRNHALHDKIISLTIQVLDVPRVRHDDKLVLTEKYAGFWQGVAYYGFMEKPDIPALLQSVTPLRQCSDHESVTYYIGHESIVAKNSTDALPRWQSYLFAWMMRNSLHVTEYYQLPGNQVIEIGRRIAI; encoded by the coding sequence ATGACTCCTACACAGCAAGACAAATCGCCAGGTTTACTGGCAATCTCCGCATTAGGTATTGTATTTGGTGATATAGGAACCAGCCCGCTTTATACCTTTAATACCGTCATTCAATTAGCGGGAGGTAGCGCCCAACCCGAAACCGTTCTGGGTTTACTTTCGCTGCTGTTCTGGACATTGATTATCGTAACATCAATAAAATATGCTCTATTCGCGATGCGTATTGATAATCGTGGCGAAGGTGGCATATTGGCTTTGATGTCATTATTGCTGAATAATCAGTCAAAACGTCAAAAGTGGATCATCGCAACGGGCTTATTTGGCGCCGCTTTCATCTATGGTGATGGCGCAATTACACCTGCCATCTCAGTATTATCGGCACTGGAAGGCGTTGTCCTCGTGGTCCCTGAAATGGCCGACTATATATTGCCGATGACGCTGATAATCTTAATTGTCATCTTTACTATCCAGCCCCTTGGCACCGCCAAAATCAGTCAGTTTTTCGCACCGGTTATGCTGCTGTGGTTTGCCACTCTGGCGATACTCGGCATACGCAGTATTGTGTCGTACCCAACGGTGCTGTTAGCCCTTAACCCCCTCTATGCCGTTGCTTTTTTCTTGCATCACGGGCCGATCGGTTTATTGATTTTGGGTGGCGTATTCTTGTGCGTAACCGGAGCGGAAGCGCTGTATGCCGATATGGGCCACTTTGGCCGTAAACCCATCTGGATAGCCTGGTATGTGATTGCCCTGCCCTGTCTTTTTCTAAATTACGCGGGTCAGGCTGCATTTATTCTTTCAGGCCCGGAGGTAACGACCAATATCTTTTACCGTTTATGTCCCCCCGCCTGGCAAATGCCGCTCATTGTGCTGGCAACGTTAGCAACCATTATTGCCAGCCAGGCGATTATTTCCGGCGCGTTCTCTATGACACGCCAGGCTATCCAGCTCGGGTGGCTGCCCAGAATGAAAATCACCCAAACGGCTGAACAAAGTTATGGCCAGATCTATCTGGGTACGGTGAATTGGCTGCTGATGGCCGTCACCCTTGCTCTGGTCGCGTACTTTCAGTCCTCCGAACGACTGGCGGCGGCTTACGGTATCGCCGTATCGATAACAATGTTGATGACCACACTCTTATTATACGTAGCGATGCGTAAAATTTGGCATTGGGGCAAAGTGGCAAGCCTTGGTGTGACTGCGCTATTCCTTATTATTGATGTTGGCTTTTGCACGGCCAATATGCTGAAATTTTTTGAAGGTGGTTATGTTCCGCTGTTACTGGCATTACTGGTGTTTTGCATCATGTTTATCTGGCGACGTGGCGTTAATCGTGTTTCAGCGAGCGTTGCGGATAAACCATTAAGTGTGGACGAATTTCTTCAGTCATTGCCGCAAAATGGCATTTCGCGCGTGCCCGGTGTCGCCGTATTTCTCACCCGGGTACAGGATGTCGCTCCACCGGTCATGCGCTGGCATGTTAAACGAAACCACGCTTTACACGATAAAATTATCTCACTCACCATTCAGGTGCTGGATGTACCAAGAGTCCGTCATGACGATAAACTGGTACTGACAGAGAAATATGCCGGATTCTGGCAAGGTGTGGCGTATTACGGTTTTATGGAAAAACCGGATATCCCTGCCCTACTACAAAGCGTGACCCCGTTACGACAATGTTCAGACCATGAATCAGTGACGTACTATATTGGCCACGAATCCATTGTGGCTAAAAATAGTACAGATGCGTTACCCCGTTGGCAGTCGTATTTGTTCGCCTGGATGATGCGAAATAGTCTGCATGTGACAGAGTATTATCAATTACCGGGCAATCAGGTCATTGAAATTGGCCGACGTATCGCCATCTGA
- a CDS encoding S8 family peptidase → MKRNNPVQVILKSEQFKRIPPPRVGGSNTDFYADRDDAFKKHKKNLLDEVGNVRSQLHRSGYELGLVKVELNPQALAKSHRPVDRLFPVSKAPVVGALGIGELLIQVTDKNLVHLFSKIDGAEEFTNKVYDERQGKIVVKPSEAKSETGAIDRISFYGSEEKIAFSPEDNAAWHADKDEGFAGYQVELVDFRPVDAMQFTVTSDAILSMKRSLKEQLKTLGSGVYATKLSRHPTSSKTIMIQLLRPESGHDFQVDFDKRLELNFSPSDVDNSSDRHRILLSVLSASPLVKRISLPPKISRAHPSNSPVAQDFSLPVRTEGENYPRVGVIDSGIHHDELAKWCVEVSNGFEADDCDPNHGSQVASLLVCGGMLNPDLPQVDDDGCLLYDIWIPVHNSKSNTFTTYFSDPGDFFDWLDIEVGDAVGKGFRIFNFSLNFREFVRDDSYSFAATQIDRISKKYDVLFVVSSGNLRSIDFRGSWASRPAALQFSDVDRLSQPAEAVSAITVGAVNPPGCDINVHGAPTVYTRRGPGVAMGVKPDVIHYGGYSSLKSGKTGLVSIDGSGELVEEAGTSFSAPLVSKILASLDQRTSGKLSRNSLAAMLVHHSDLTPPLKDKSVDISSARRFAGFGMPLTSRDMLNSDDSSITLVLSGSLKRSEVLEFDFNWPRSLTTTGGKCHGKATLTIAYDPVINQNYGAEYCRINVDAVLQQFRRDTKKNEWAYRKNCQSVWEVRLGKDVNYEKSQIEHGLKWWPVKKYEFETKTKAGVGASDQWRLKISSIERTPGEFPDEEVSFTALLTIEDTQNRTNDLFNEVRQELSAYGIEFEDITVKQHLNIRAGQ, encoded by the coding sequence ATGAAAAGAAATAATCCAGTTCAGGTTATTTTAAAATCTGAACAGTTTAAACGTATACCGCCACCTAGAGTTGGGGGCAGCAACACTGATTTTTACGCCGATCGGGATGACGCCTTCAAAAAGCATAAAAAGAACCTCCTTGATGAAGTAGGGAATGTCAGAAGCCAGCTTCATCGGTCAGGCTATGAGCTTGGTCTGGTGAAAGTTGAGCTAAATCCTCAGGCGCTGGCGAAATCCCATCGACCGGTTGACAGACTCTTCCCCGTAAGTAAAGCGCCTGTTGTGGGCGCACTGGGAATAGGGGAACTGCTGATTCAGGTGACAGACAAAAATCTGGTTCATCTGTTCAGCAAGATTGATGGCGCTGAAGAATTTACCAATAAAGTGTACGACGAGAGACAAGGCAAAATCGTTGTTAAGCCCAGCGAAGCAAAAAGTGAGACGGGGGCCATAGATCGCATCAGCTTTTATGGCAGCGAAGAGAAAATAGCCTTTTCCCCAGAGGATAACGCAGCCTGGCATGCCGATAAAGATGAGGGATTTGCCGGCTACCAGGTTGAGCTGGTTGATTTCAGACCCGTTGACGCCATGCAGTTTACCGTCACCAGCGATGCCATACTCTCAATGAAGCGATCTCTGAAAGAGCAACTGAAGACACTTGGGTCTGGCGTCTATGCGACGAAGCTAAGCCGTCACCCGACCTCATCTAAAACCATCATGATCCAGCTTCTCAGACCTGAATCAGGCCACGATTTTCAGGTTGATTTTGACAAGCGGCTGGAGCTGAATTTTTCACCATCTGACGTTGATAATTCTTCGGACAGACACCGGATCCTGCTCTCTGTTCTCAGCGCCAGCCCGCTGGTAAAGCGCATTTCTTTGCCGCCTAAAATTTCCCGTGCGCACCCGTCGAATTCCCCGGTAGCGCAGGACTTCTCACTACCCGTCAGAACGGAGGGGGAGAATTATCCCCGCGTGGGCGTTATTGACAGCGGCATTCACCATGACGAACTGGCCAAGTGGTGTGTGGAAGTATCCAATGGCTTTGAAGCCGATGACTGCGATCCAAACCATGGCTCCCAAGTGGCAAGCCTTCTGGTCTGCGGGGGCATGCTGAACCCGGATCTTCCCCAGGTCGATGATGACGGTTGCCTGCTCTATGATATCTGGATCCCCGTTCACAACAGTAAATCCAATACGTTCACCACCTATTTTTCCGACCCAGGTGATTTCTTTGACTGGCTGGATATTGAGGTTGGCGATGCGGTTGGGAAGGGGTTCCGCATCTTTAATTTCAGTCTCAATTTCCGCGAGTTTGTCCGCGATGATTCCTACAGTTTTGCCGCCACGCAAATCGACCGTATCTCAAAAAAATACGATGTGCTCTTTGTCGTTTCATCCGGGAACCTACGCAGCATTGACTTCAGAGGCTCCTGGGCATCAAGACCGGCAGCGCTGCAGTTTTCGGACGTCGATCGACTTTCTCAGCCTGCGGAGGCCGTCAGCGCTATCACTGTGGGTGCGGTAAACCCGCCTGGTTGTGACATCAACGTTCACGGCGCTCCGACTGTCTATACGCGTCGCGGACCCGGCGTAGCTATGGGGGTAAAGCCGGATGTGATCCACTATGGAGGGTATTCCTCCCTGAAATCGGGTAAAACCGGGCTGGTTTCCATTGACGGCAGTGGGGAACTCGTGGAAGAGGCGGGTACCAGCTTCTCCGCGCCTCTGGTTTCCAAAATCCTCGCCAGTCTGGATCAGAGGACATCAGGCAAATTGTCACGTAATTCCCTTGCCGCCATGCTGGTTCATCACTCAGACCTGACGCCGCCGCTTAAGGACAAAAGCGTTGATATCTCTTCAGCGAGGCGATTTGCCGGATTCGGCATGCCGTTGACCTCCCGCGATATGCTTAACAGTGACGACAGCAGCATTACGCTGGTTTTGAGCGGAAGCCTCAAGCGCAGCGAAGTACTAGAGTTTGATTTCAACTGGCCTCGCAGCCTGACCACAACAGGCGGAAAATGCCATGGTAAAGCCACGCTGACCATTGCCTACGATCCCGTCATAAACCAGAACTACGGCGCCGAATATTGCCGCATCAACGTTGACGCTGTGCTTCAGCAATTTAGACGAGACACCAAGAAAAATGAATGGGCTTACCGGAAAAACTGTCAGTCAGTCTGGGAAGTCCGGCTCGGTAAAGACGTTAACTATGAGAAAAGTCAGATTGAACATGGCCTGAAGTGGTGGCCCGTCAAAAAATATGAATTTGAAACCAAAACGAAGGCTGGTGTCGGTGCTTCCGACCAGTGGCGGCTGAAAATCAGTTCAATAGAAAGGACTCCTGGGGAATTCCCCGATGAGGAAGTCAGCTTTACCGCGCTGCTCACGATCGAAGACACACAGAACAGAACAAATGACCTTTTCAACGAAGTCAGGCAGGAGCTCAGCGCCTATGGCATTGAATTTGAAGATATTACCGTTAAACAACATCTCAATATCAGGGCAGGCCAGTAA
- a CDS encoding serralysin family metalloprotease: MEKILSSHDDDAVHALSAPSSSYDSIYSLLHYHERGNGLTINGKPSYSIDDAGVQITRENVSWNGSNVFGKSANLTFKFLQSAKSTPDGDTGFVKFNAAQIAQAKLALQSWADVANIKFTEVTGNQSANVTFGNYTRDSSGRLDNSTQAYAYLPGSGSASGTTWYNYNVDNIRSPDTMEYGRQTLTHEIGHALGLSHPGDYNAGQGNPTYNNVTYAEDTRQFSIMSYWSEKNTGGDFKGHYAGGPLLDDIEAIQRLYGANTTTRTGDTTYGFNSNTDRDFYTATSSSKALIFSAWDAGGNDTFDFSGYSNNQRINLTEGSFSDVGGLKGNVSIAQGVTIENAIGGSGNDLLIGNNADNILKGGAGDDVLYGGAGADQLYGGSGRDTFVYTTVSDSKVAAPDWIRDFQSGVDKIDLSALNTGNNLHFVNQFSGAGGEVLLNFDSASNVSNLYLNLDNNTSPEFLVKIVGQVSQTADFVV, from the coding sequence ATGGAGAAGATTTTGTCGTCTCATGATGATGACGCGGTACATGCATTATCTGCGCCGAGCAGTAGCTATGATTCTATATATAGCCTGTTGCATTATCATGAGCGTGGCAATGGATTGACAATTAATGGCAAACCATCTTATTCAATTGATGATGCTGGTGTGCAAATTACTCGGGAAAATGTTAGCTGGAATGGATCGAATGTTTTTGGTAAATCAGCCAATCTGACATTCAAATTTCTCCAGTCTGCGAAATCTACGCCGGATGGCGATACAGGGTTTGTAAAATTTAATGCAGCACAGATAGCTCAGGCAAAATTGGCATTACAATCCTGGGCGGATGTGGCTAATATTAAATTTACCGAAGTGACGGGCAATCAATCTGCTAATGTCACCTTTGGTAACTATACTCGTGATTCCAGTGGTCGTCTGGATAATAGCACTCAGGCATACGCGTATTTGCCAGGGAGCGGAAGTGCATCAGGGACGACCTGGTATAACTATAATGTCGATAACATTCGCAGCCCTGATACGATGGAGTATGGCCGCCAAACGTTGACGCATGAAATCGGACATGCTCTCGGTTTGAGCCATCCCGGCGATTATAATGCCGGACAAGGCAACCCGACCTATAACAACGTGACGTATGCTGAAGATACCCGCCAGTTCAGTATCATGAGTTACTGGAGTGAGAAAAATACCGGCGGTGATTTCAAAGGCCACTATGCGGGCGGCCCGCTGTTGGATGATATCGAGGCTATCCAGCGCCTTTATGGTGCGAATACCACCACCCGTACCGGCGACACGACCTACGGTTTTAACTCGAATACCGACCGCGATTTTTACACTGCGACCAGCAGTAGCAAAGCGCTGATTTTCTCAGCGTGGGACGCGGGTGGTAATGACACCTTTGATTTTTCCGGCTATAGCAACAATCAGCGCATTAACCTGACGGAAGGCTCTTTCTCCGATGTAGGGGGGCTGAAAGGTAACGTGTCTATCGCTCAGGGTGTCACTATCGAAAATGCGATTGGCGGCTCAGGCAATGATCTGTTGATTGGGAATAATGCCGATAATATTCTGAAAGGCGGAGCCGGTGACGATGTTCTGTACGGTGGGGCTGGTGCCGATCAGCTCTATGGCGGCAGTGGACGCGATACTTTTGTCTATACCACTGTATCTGACTCGAAGGTGGCCGCGCCGGATTGGATACGTGATTTTCAGTCAGGGGTGGATAAAATCGACCTGTCTGCACTGAACACGGGCAACAATCTGCACTTTGTCAATCAGTTCAGTGGTGCCGGTGGCGAGGTCTTGCTTAACTTTGATTCAGCATCCAACGTGAGCAATTTATACCTTAATTTAGACAATAATACCTCGCCAGAATTCCTGGTGAAGATTGTCGGCCAGGTATCGCAGACGGCTGATTTTGTTGTGTAA
- a CDS encoding AAA family ATPase yields MENFKIVAALCRQIIKDGASAGALQQMERLYDALREGQQTAEAKLLRGLINRASTLNTLEPARVELSRVSFLRKQKLRENVKVPVDKESGSPLAQIIFPEELVTAELPVMPDELASAVSQLIEQWNNLDKLARYGVMPSLSCLLFGLPGTGKTMLSFYIARMLELPIVLARLDGLVSSLLGTSARNINNLFDFAAQYDCLLLLDEFDAVAKARNDKHEVGEIKRIVNTLLQCIDARSKSGMTLAITNHEVLLDPAVWRRFEMRILVPKPNYPARMKIIEKYIHPLSFTPEEIKFLTVLTDGFNGSDIQLMLNNFKRMAAISKSPQTFIEMVQSFAVIHAGSEVNEFMQLLSHNQDAAIMSLLHKKHEFTQKEIALVFDVTQSKVSRNIKES; encoded by the coding sequence GTGGAGAACTTTAAAATCGTAGCGGCTTTATGCCGGCAGATTATCAAGGATGGGGCCTCCGCAGGCGCTTTACAGCAGATGGAGCGCCTTTATGATGCCCTCAGAGAAGGACAACAGACTGCAGAAGCAAAATTGCTCAGAGGGCTCATCAACAGAGCCAGTACGCTCAACACACTGGAGCCAGCCAGAGTTGAACTCTCTCGAGTCTCGTTTCTTCGAAAGCAGAAACTCCGGGAAAACGTCAAAGTGCCTGTGGACAAAGAAAGCGGATCGCCACTTGCACAGATTATCTTTCCTGAAGAGCTCGTGACGGCAGAACTCCCGGTTATGCCCGATGAGCTGGCTTCAGCAGTCAGCCAACTGATTGAGCAATGGAACAATCTGGACAAACTGGCTCGGTATGGCGTGATGCCTTCACTGAGCTGCCTGCTTTTCGGATTGCCGGGAACGGGTAAAACGATGCTTTCCTTTTATATCGCCAGAATGCTCGAATTACCTATCGTGCTTGCTAGGCTGGATGGACTTGTTTCATCTTTACTGGGCACAAGTGCCCGAAATATCAATAACCTGTTTGATTTTGCTGCACAGTATGACTGTCTCCTGCTTCTGGATGAGTTTGATGCCGTAGCAAAGGCGCGAAATGACAAGCATGAAGTCGGTGAAATTAAGCGCATCGTTAATACATTGCTGCAGTGTATCGATGCCAGATCAAAAAGTGGTATGACGCTAGCCATTACTAACCACGAGGTATTGTTGGATCCTGCTGTATGGCGAAGATTTGAAATGCGGATACTGGTTCCTAAGCCAAATTATCCGGCGAGAATGAAGATTATTGAAAAATATATTCATCCCTTGAGCTTTACGCCAGAAGAGATAAAATTTCTGACCGTTCTGACTGACGGATTTAACGGTTCTGATATTCAGTTAATGCTTAATAATTTCAAGAGAATGGCCGCAATCAGTAAAAGCCCTCAGACTTTTATTGAGATGGTTCAGTCCTTTGCAGTTATTCATGCAGGCAGTGAGGTCAATGAATTCATGCAGTTGTTATCGCATAATCAGGATGCTGCAATTATGAGCCTGTTGCACAAAAAACATGAATTTACCCAGAAAGAGATTGCGCTTGTTTTTGACGTTACTCAGTCAAAAGTTTCCAGAAATATTAAAGAATCCTGA